In Halopelagius longus, the following proteins share a genomic window:
- a CDS encoding PfkB family carbohydrate kinase, giving the protein MTPPYENVAARLSDLDPVSVCCLPDGSVDDHYELDAGDERVASREGFARAVEGGEGSLRRRRVAREPGGQAVNAARQTAALGDDATLFGHLDHAVFERLDPAVETVSFGSPSEVDVLRLAESDLMLVTESDELESWSGAVLRSDRSLAALYDADAVYVGNWASAPGLAAAFDTMAEELTDSLVVVDPGPLGHLPDERIEGLFDALRAVSESNDAVLSLNDRELGVLASYADGATNESAEADDAEGASAGDRSDSDDDAARLAGLRESTSLRLAVLHDADRAVAAGAGDGEGGDAEVTAVPNAETDRVETTTGAGDRFSAGLARALAAGWPAEESLALGNLCATYRVATGGTGTATELRAFADAAFG; this is encoded by the coding sequence GTGACACCACCGTACGAGAACGTCGCGGCGCGCCTCTCCGACCTCGACCCCGTCTCGGTCTGCTGTCTCCCGGACGGCAGCGTGGACGACCACTACGAACTCGACGCCGGCGACGAACGCGTCGCGTCGCGGGAGGGGTTCGCTCGGGCCGTCGAGGGCGGCGAGGGGTCGCTCAGACGGCGGCGCGTCGCGCGCGAACCCGGCGGACAGGCGGTCAACGCCGCACGTCAGACCGCCGCGCTCGGAGACGACGCGACCCTCTTCGGCCACCTCGACCACGCGGTGTTCGAACGCCTCGACCCGGCCGTCGAGACGGTGTCGTTCGGGTCGCCCTCGGAGGTGGACGTGCTCCGCCTCGCGGAGAGCGACCTGATGCTCGTCACCGAGTCGGACGAACTCGAATCGTGGTCCGGAGCCGTCCTCCGGTCGGACAGGTCGCTCGCGGCCCTCTACGACGCCGACGCGGTGTACGTCGGCAACTGGGCGTCGGCCCCCGGACTCGCGGCGGCGTTCGACACGATGGCCGAGGAACTGACCGACTCGCTTGTCGTCGTCGACCCCGGCCCCCTCGGCCATCTCCCCGACGAACGGATCGAGGGCCTGTTCGACGCGCTCCGAGCTGTCTCGGAGTCGAACGATGCGGTCTTGAGCCTCAACGACCGGGAACTCGGCGTCCTCGCGTCGTACGCGGACGGCGCGACGAACGAGAGCGCCGAGGCGGACGACGCCGAGGGGGCCTCCGCGGGCGACCGGTCAGACTCCGACGACGACGCGGCCCGACTCGCCGGCCTCCGGGAGTCCACGTCGCTCCGTCTGGCGGTCCTGCACGACGCCGACAGGGCCGTCGCCGCGGGCGCCGGAGACGGGGAGGGAGGGGACGCCGAGGTGACGGCGGTTCCGAACGCGGAGACGGACCGCGTCGAGACGACGACGGGCGCGGGCGACCGGTTCTCGGCGGGACTCGCACGCGCGTTGGCCGCCGGGTGGCCCGCCGAGGAGTCGCTGGCGCTCGGCAACCTCTGTGCCACCTACCGCGTCGCGACGGGCGGCACCGGCACCGCGACGGAGTTGCGCGCGTTCGCCGACGCGGCGTTCGGGTAA
- a CDS encoding DUF58 domain-containing protein: MTIDPGFLDELARLDASLKRQSDSPLQGEQESESVGEGLTFSDYRRYAPGDDTRLIDWRVYARTEEYFIKQFEAERNLTVHVLVDSSASMDYGEGDDHKFEFGAKIGLGFAYLTAEENNDFRFSTVGDRPYRLDAGRSNRGELLSVIDRLNETTLDGEAELAAAAEEYADTIRSRSLVVLVSDFLVDPEEVAETVAALGDNDVLLVNVLAPDELDPGVTGDTIFEDPESHETRRSYFGGSLARQYRNRLEEHTDAVAERARDLRADYALLDTGEEFFEAFTAVWVG, from the coding sequence ATGACCATCGACCCCGGCTTCCTCGACGAACTCGCGCGCCTCGACGCGTCGCTGAAACGGCAGTCCGACTCGCCGTTGCAGGGCGAACAGGAGTCCGAGAGCGTCGGCGAGGGGTTGACGTTCAGCGACTACCGCAGGTACGCGCCCGGCGACGACACCCGCCTCATCGACTGGCGCGTCTACGCGCGGACGGAGGAGTACTTCATCAAGCAGTTCGAGGCGGAGCGAAACCTCACCGTCCACGTCCTCGTCGACTCCTCGGCGTCGATGGACTACGGCGAGGGCGACGACCACAAGTTCGAGTTCGGCGCGAAGATCGGCCTCGGGTTCGCCTACCTCACCGCCGAGGAGAACAACGACTTCCGCTTTTCGACCGTCGGCGACAGGCCGTACCGCCTCGACGCCGGGCGGTCGAACCGCGGCGAACTGCTCTCGGTGATAGACCGGTTGAACGAGACGACGCTCGACGGCGAGGCGGAACTCGCCGCCGCCGCCGAGGAGTACGCGGACACCATCCGCTCGCGGTCGCTCGTCGTCCTCGTCAGCGACTTCCTCGTGGACCCCGAGGAGGTGGCCGAAACCGTCGCCGCCCTCGGCGACAACGACGTGCTCCTCGTCAACGTCCTCGCGCCGGACGAACTCGACCCCGGCGTGACCGGCGACACCATCTTCGAGGACCCCGAGTCCCACGAGACGCGGCGGTCGTACTTCGGCGGGTCGTTGGCCCGGCAGTACCGAAACCGACTGGAGGAGCACACCGACGCCGTCGCCGAACGGGCGCGGGACCTCCGGGCCGACTACGCCCTCCTCGATACGGGCGAGGAGTTCTTCGAGGCGTTCACGGCCGTCTGGGTCGGGTGA
- a CDS encoding DUF7502 family protein, which translates to MADEPDSDREFDADSGFGPTVTDEDAERGSESSAARMRAALAEVRGEARKVAVVYAAIDATFLALLTNLLFRVVRPPALPEAVSLPSAVAGAGGVVPASLPFPSLLGVLVGVVAFGGEYALRTRRPLVEQFEAANPPVNEALRTARDSLDDGANTEMARRLYEEVLDRLRDTSSVELVGTRRVVTTTLLVVVLSVASVHVAVVDLDLTGSVVGVGGGDATDSQQQPDGASPDEPTDLQNGDQILGDAEDVSAGDEAVTATLDGTGGGSGSGGGGAGSPGSYDSGGFSGDAVESQQAGFAPDEQLEDAELIREYNLQIRDDRDDEDNES; encoded by the coding sequence ATGGCAGACGAGCCCGACTCGGACCGCGAGTTCGACGCCGACTCCGGGTTCGGACCGACGGTGACCGACGAGGACGCCGAACGGGGTTCGGAGTCGTCCGCCGCCAGGATGCGCGCCGCACTCGCGGAGGTTCGCGGCGAGGCGCGGAAGGTGGCCGTCGTGTACGCCGCAATCGACGCGACGTTTCTCGCCCTCCTGACGAACCTCCTCTTTCGCGTCGTCCGCCCGCCGGCCCTCCCCGAGGCGGTGTCGCTCCCCTCTGCCGTCGCCGGTGCCGGCGGCGTCGTCCCCGCCTCGCTCCCGTTCCCGTCGCTTCTGGGCGTCCTCGTCGGCGTCGTCGCCTTCGGCGGCGAGTACGCCCTCCGCACCCGAAGGCCCCTCGTCGAGCAGTTCGAGGCGGCGAACCCTCCGGTGAACGAGGCGCTCCGGACCGCCCGCGATTCGCTTGACGACGGCGCGAACACGGAGATGGCCCGCCGCCTCTACGAGGAGGTGTTGGACCGCCTCCGCGACACCTCGAGCGTCGAACTCGTCGGCACCCGGCGAGTCGTGACGACGACGCTCCTCGTCGTCGTCCTCAGCGTCGCGAGCGTCCACGTCGCCGTCGTGGACCTCGACCTGACGGGGTCGGTCGTCGGCGTCGGCGGCGGCGACGCGACGGACAGCCAACAGCAACCGGACGGCGCCAGCCCCGACGAACCGACGGACCTGCAGAACGGCGACCAGATACTCGGCGACGCCGAGGACGTCTCCGCCGGGGACGAGGCGGTGACCGCGACGCTCGACGGCACAGGCGGCGGAAGCGGCTCCGGCGGCGGCGGCGCCGGGTCGCCCGGCTCCTACGATAGCGGCGGGTTCTCCGGTGACGCGGTGGAGAGCCAACAGGCGGGGTTCGCGCCCGACGAACAGCTCGAAGATGCGGAGTTGATCCGCGAGTACAACTTGCAGATACGAGACGACAGAGACGACGAAGACAATGAATCCTGA
- a CDS encoding AAA family ATPase, whose protein sequence is MNPDDDDIDRLQAKLSRVRGEIGKRIVGQSDVVERLLVCVLADGNALLESNPGLGKTTLVRTVAEVTDLSFSRIQNTPDLMPSDITGTEIIRESEQGREFVFEKGPVFANLVLADEINRATPKTQAALLEAMQEKQVTAAGDTYELPSPFFILATQNPIDQGGTYPLPEAQTDRFLMKILVDYPSFDEESEIVNRYAAGAASPEVERILSRDELLRAQTLARQVPIADDVRDRAVELVRATRTADDIEYGASPRASMSLVLAAKARAFLAGRSHVSWEDVKEMAPPVIRHRIIVDFRAEREGVTPDEAVKSLLADA, encoded by the coding sequence ATGAATCCTGACGACGACGACATCGACAGACTACAGGCGAAGCTCTCCCGCGTCCGCGGCGAAATCGGCAAGCGAATCGTCGGCCAGTCGGACGTGGTCGAACGACTCCTCGTCTGCGTCCTCGCGGACGGGAACGCCCTCCTCGAATCGAACCCCGGCCTCGGGAAGACGACGCTCGTGCGAACCGTCGCGGAGGTGACGGACCTCTCCTTTTCGCGCATCCAGAACACGCCCGACCTGATGCCCTCCGACATCACCGGCACCGAGATAATCCGCGAGTCAGAGCAGGGCCGGGAGTTCGTCTTCGAGAAGGGGCCGGTGTTCGCGAACCTCGTCCTCGCCGACGAGATAAACCGCGCGACGCCGAAGACGCAGGCCGCGTTGCTGGAAGCGATGCAGGAAAAGCAGGTGACTGCGGCGGGGGACACGTACGAACTCCCGAGTCCGTTCTTCATCCTCGCGACGCAGAACCCCATCGACCAAGGCGGGACGTACCCCCTTCCGGAGGCGCAAACCGACCGCTTCCTGATGAAGATACTCGTCGATTACCCCTCCTTCGACGAGGAGAGCGAGATAGTGAACCGCTACGCGGCGGGCGCGGCGAGTCCGGAGGTCGAACGCATCCTGAGTCGCGACGAACTCCTCCGGGCGCAGACGCTCGCCCGGCAGGTGCCCATCGCCGACGACGTCCGCGACAGGGCCGTCGAACTCGTCCGCGCGACCAGAACCGCAGACGACATCGAGTACGGCGCGAGTCCCCGCGCGAGCATGTCGCTGGTCCTCGCGGCGAAGGCGCGGGCGTTCCTCGCCGGGCGGTCGCACGTGAGTTGGGAGGACGTGAAGGAGATGGCCCCGCCCGTCATCAGACACCGCATCATCGTCGATTTCCGCGCCGAACGCGAGGGCGTCACGCCCGACGAGGCGGTGAAATCGTTGCTCGCGGACGCCTGA
- a CDS encoding VWA domain-containing protein: protein MVPGLPASTALQVSVELPTGLSAGVERPLLLLVLPVCVLLLWALVWRGATGTASERSRRWFFATRLLVVALVVLAAAGPYTVSSRETPGDPRVTVLADRSDSTAVSPQVTDRLTSDIEGAGVPVTTTTIGSGDSSPVGDAVAANLRENGSVVLVSDGRVTEGRSLAEVAELARSLNATVSVVSPQPTQREQYVTLNGPSKASVGVENKFLASVDGVRADAPTTVTVSVDGERVAEQTVQNGTGAFEFTHTFESTGTHRVTAQIGDADDVYSQNDVFRKTVRVVEKPTVLYVSPGDYPFRQYLGEVYDVETASSVPEDLSPYHAVVLQDAPAGSVGNVDALQEFVIDGNGLLVVGGRNSFENGGYEGSSLASMLPVSTGEGTSQSTNLVFAIDVSGSSENGMRVQKAVTLSALDQLGDENRVGIVGFNHNAYGVAPIQSLGSNRASLEDRVRRLQSGGATDIAAGLRGAGEMLGDDPGTVILVSDGHDKVGPPSAVAQRLRARGIRVITVGAGQNPNEEKLRTIAQSGGGNYFRATETNRLSILFGGSKQYEGSGLTVVDPNSFVTSGVELTSNPGEVNDVSVRRGADFLVAADDGTPAVTTWRYGLGRVGTITAYGSDGTLDGLLTRPDSLLLTKSTNYVIGDPERKATGVTGISDTRVGSPTTVTVRGEERPTAEGVQFRQVGEGRYEASVTPDEAGYHDVLSATYAANYRAEYAGFGPDPALESLATGTGGKVFRPSEGAQIAEFAREQSTRVRPVRQDWTWVALLLAALLFVAEVVYRRVKVRRSGTTAEGGLT, encoded by the coding sequence ATGGTGCCCGGACTCCCCGCTTCGACCGCCCTGCAGGTGTCCGTCGAGCTTCCGACGGGCCTCTCGGCGGGCGTGGAGCGACCGCTTCTCCTCCTCGTTCTCCCCGTCTGCGTCCTCCTGCTTTGGGCGCTCGTCTGGCGCGGCGCGACGGGCACCGCCTCCGAGCGAAGCAGGCGGTGGTTCTTCGCGACGCGCCTCCTCGTCGTCGCCCTCGTCGTCCTCGCCGCCGCCGGGCCGTACACCGTCTCCTCGCGCGAGACGCCCGGCGACCCCCGCGTGACGGTGCTCGCGGACCGCTCCGACAGCACGGCCGTCTCGCCGCAGGTGACCGACCGACTGACGAGCGACATCGAGGGCGCGGGCGTCCCCGTGACGACGACGACCATCGGAAGCGGCGACTCCTCGCCCGTCGGCGACGCCGTCGCGGCCAACCTCCGGGAGAACGGCAGCGTCGTCCTCGTCAGCGACGGCCGGGTGACGGAGGGGCGCAGTCTCGCCGAGGTGGCGGAACTGGCCCGTTCGCTGAACGCCACCGTCTCCGTCGTCTCGCCGCAACCGACGCAGCGGGAGCAGTACGTCACGCTCAACGGCCCCTCGAAGGCGAGCGTCGGCGTCGAGAACAAGTTCCTCGCGAGCGTCGACGGCGTCCGCGCGGACGCCCCGACGACGGTCACCGTCTCCGTGGACGGCGAACGGGTGGCGGAACAGACGGTGCAGAACGGCACCGGCGCGTTCGAGTTCACCCACACCTTCGAGAGCACCGGCACGCACCGCGTCACCGCCCAAATCGGGGATGCAGACGACGTGTACTCGCAGAACGACGTGTTCCGAAAGACCGTTCGGGTGGTGGAGAAGCCGACGGTGCTCTACGTCTCGCCCGGCGACTACCCGTTCCGGCAGTATCTCGGGGAGGTGTACGACGTGGAGACGGCGTCGTCGGTGCCCGAGGACCTCTCGCCGTACCACGCCGTCGTCCTGCAGGACGCGCCCGCGGGAAGCGTCGGAAACGTCGACGCCCTCCAGGAGTTCGTCATCGACGGCAACGGCCTCCTCGTCGTCGGCGGGCGCAACTCCTTCGAGAACGGCGGCTACGAGGGGTCGTCGCTGGCGTCGATGCTCCCCGTCTCGACGGGCGAGGGGACGAGTCAGAGCACGAACCTCGTGTTCGCAATCGACGTTTCGGGTAGTTCCGAGAACGGGATGCGCGTCCAGAAGGCCGTCACCCTCTCGGCCCTCGACCAACTCGGCGACGAGAACCGCGTCGGCATCGTCGGCTTCAACCACAACGCGTACGGGGTGGCTCCGATACAGTCGCTGGGGAGCAACCGAGCGTCGTTAGAGGACAGGGTGCGGCGACTGCAAAGCGGCGGCGCGACGGACATCGCCGCGGGCCTCCGCGGCGCGGGCGAGATGCTCGGCGACGACCCCGGGACGGTGATTCTCGTCAGCGACGGCCACGACAAGGTCGGTCCGCCGTCGGCCGTCGCCCAACGACTCCGCGCCCGCGGAATCCGCGTCATCACCGTCGGCGCGGGGCAGAACCCCAACGAGGAGAAACTCCGGACCATCGCGCAGTCCGGCGGCGGCAACTACTTCCGCGCGACGGAGACGAACCGACTCAGCATCCTGTTCGGCGGGAGCAAGCAGTACGAGGGGTCGGGCCTCACCGTCGTCGACCCCAACTCCTTCGTCACCTCGGGCGTCGAACTCACGTCGAACCCCGGCGAGGTCAACGACGTCTCCGTGCGCCGCGGCGCGGACTTCCTCGTCGCCGCCGACGACGGGACGCCCGCCGTCACGACGTGGCGGTACGGCCTCGGGCGGGTCGGAACCATCACCGCCTACGGGTCGGACGGGACGCTCGACGGCCTGTTGACCCGGCCGGACTCGCTCCTGTTGACGAAGTCGACGAACTACGTCATCGGCGACCCGGAGCGGAAGGCGACGGGCGTCACCGGCATCTCCGACACGCGCGTGGGGTCGCCGACGACGGTGACCGTTCGCGGCGAGGAGCGACCGACCGCCGAGGGCGTGCAGTTCAGACAGGTCGGCGAAGGGCGCTACGAGGCGAGCGTCACGCCCGACGAGGCGGGCTACCACGACGTACTCTCGGCGACGTACGCCGCCAACTACCGCGCGGAGTACGCCGGGTTCGGACCGGACCCGGCGTTGGAGTCGCTGGCGACGGGGACCGGCGGGAAGGTGTTCAGACCGTCGGAGGGCGCTCAGATAGCCGAGTTCGCCCGCGAGCAGTCCACCCGCGTCCGCCCGGTTCGGCAGGACTGGACGTGGGTCGCGCTCCTGCTCGCCGCCCTCCTCTTCGTCGCTGAGGTCGTCTACCGGCGGGTTAAAGTCCGTCGCAGCGGAACGACGGCTGAAGGAGGATTGACATGA